One window of the Leptospira ryugenii genome contains the following:
- a CDS encoding ABC transporter ATP-binding protein: MKSDYAIEIQGLQKTYSSGVQALKSLDLRIEHGDFFALLGPNGAGKSTTISILSSLIKKTEGKVKICGVDIDENQDLSKTFLGIVPQEFNFGIFESVKNILINQAGYYGISKSEALPRVEFLLEKLSLQDKSTSQAGQLSGGMKRRLMIARALVHDPQILILDEPTAGVDIEIRRSMWEFLTELNANGKTIILTTHYLEEAESLCRNIAIIDHGEIVQNTSMKQLLRGLTKETFVIDVKNPPKSKVNSKKFPMKWIEDNTLEVQIKKGQSMNELFAELTKLKIQVISLRNKSNRLEELFLSLTKGK, from the coding sequence ATGAAATCAGATTATGCGATAGAAATCCAAGGCTTACAAAAAACCTATAGTTCAGGTGTACAAGCCTTAAAGTCTCTTGATCTACGTATTGAACACGGAGATTTTTTTGCGCTTTTGGGTCCAAACGGCGCTGGAAAATCCACAACGATTAGTATCCTAAGTTCTCTTATCAAAAAAACTGAGGGAAAGGTCAAGATATGCGGTGTGGACATAGATGAAAACCAAGATCTCTCGAAAACTTTTTTAGGGATTGTTCCACAAGAATTTAATTTTGGAATCTTTGAATCAGTGAAAAACATTCTGATCAACCAAGCAGGCTACTATGGAATTTCCAAATCAGAGGCTCTCCCACGGGTTGAATTTCTTTTAGAAAAACTTTCCCTACAAGACAAAAGCACAAGCCAAGCCGGCCAGCTTTCTGGAGGTATGAAACGCCGGCTCATGATAGCGCGCGCACTTGTGCACGATCCACAAATTTTGATTTTGGATGAACCAACAGCTGGAGTCGATATCGAAATTAGAAGGTCCATGTGGGAATTTTTAACAGAGTTAAATGCAAACGGAAAAACAATAATCCTAACGACTCATTATCTGGAAGAGGCGGAGTCACTTTGTCGCAATATCGCCATTATCGATCATGGCGAGATTGTCCAGAACACTTCCATGAAACAATTGCTACGTGGCTTAACGAAAGAGACATTTGTGATTGATGTCAAAAATCCTCCAAAGTCAAAGGTAAATTCTAAAAAATTTCCTATGAAATGGATAGAGGACAACACTTTAGAAGTGCAAATTAAAAAAGGTCAATCTATGAACGAATTGTTTGCTGAGTTGACGAAACTTAAAATTCAAGTCATAAGTTTACGGAATAAATCCAATCGATTGGAAGAGTTATTCCTTTCTTTGACAAAAGGAAAATGA
- the trhO gene encoding oxygen-dependent tRNA uridine(34) hydroxylase TrhO, which produces MKKFLFNRFDKNTLQRKVASDPRERRVISFYRYFKIEDPSSFRDQLYDRLEDLSVLGRIYLAKEGINAQCSVPIENYTPLRSFIDSIPELAGIYFNDAVEDKKESFLKLAIKVRKKIVADGLNDSEFDPSQVGTHLSPLEFHNALEEPGVLVVDLRNNYESEVGHFENAILPDAGTFREELPMVETLLENEKDKKILLYCTGGIRCEKASAYLKYKGFSQVHQLQGGIINYAKAIQDAGLKSKFIGKNFVFDDRLGERVTDDVLSVCYTCGKASDRHTNCANLGCHVLYIQCEDCSEKLKNCCSEECKSVVELPDEIQKDLRKQKRKMHQYPTHHLTRKIVGK; this is translated from the coding sequence ATGAAAAAATTTCTCTTCAATCGATTTGATAAGAATACTCTACAACGAAAAGTGGCAAGTGACCCTAGAGAGCGAAGGGTCATTTCATTTTATCGCTACTTTAAAATTGAGGATCCCTCTTCCTTTCGAGACCAATTGTATGATAGGCTTGAGGATCTTTCCGTCCTAGGAAGGATCTATTTAGCAAAGGAAGGGATCAATGCGCAGTGCTCCGTACCTATTGAAAACTATACTCCCCTTCGGTCTTTCATAGATTCCATTCCCGAACTCGCTGGCATTTATTTCAACGATGCCGTCGAAGATAAAAAAGAAAGTTTCTTAAAGCTCGCAATCAAAGTGCGAAAGAAAATTGTCGCAGATGGGCTGAATGATTCTGAATTTGATCCTTCCCAAGTAGGAACTCATTTATCACCCCTGGAATTTCACAATGCCCTAGAAGAGCCAGGAGTTTTGGTTGTGGATTTACGAAACAACTATGAATCTGAAGTTGGCCATTTTGAAAATGCCATTCTTCCAGATGCAGGAACCTTTCGGGAAGAACTACCTATGGTAGAAACGTTACTAGAGAATGAGAAAGATAAAAAAATCTTACTCTATTGCACTGGAGGAATTCGTTGTGAAAAGGCTAGTGCTTACTTAAAATACAAAGGATTTTCTCAAGTGCACCAGTTGCAAGGTGGCATCATTAATTATGCCAAAGCGATCCAAGATGCTGGTTTAAAAAGTAAATTCATAGGTAAAAATTTTGTCTTCGATGATAGACTGGGCGAACGAGTAACAGATGATGTTCTTTCTGTCTGTTACACCTGCGGTAAAGCCTCGGATAGACATACAAATTGCGCAAACCTAGGATGCCATGTTCTGTATATTCAATGTGAAGACTGCTCTGAGAAACTTAAAAATTGTTGCTCAGAAGAATGTAAATCTGTCGTTGAACTGCCTGACGAAATACAAAAGGATTTACGGAAACAAAAAAGAAAAATGCACCAATACCCTACCCACCATCTAACAAGGAAAATTGTAGGTAAATAA
- a CDS encoding dihydrolipoyl dehydrogenase, translating to MKEYDIIVIGAGAGTKLVTPPSQIGKRVAVFEKESPGGTCLNRGCIPSKMIIYPSEIIRASEEAEKFPVRFPAKPVADISHIFQRVNATVKADSDSIPIAYDKNPNIDFYPRKATFKSGKVLTDGADEYTAKHIFVATGTRPSIPKIPGLENTPYWTSREALQGNPFPKSLIIIGAGFISLELGAAYHAYGTKVQAVTRAEILKHADLEIREELAKHLPFPIESHFKIESVEYENQEFTLRGIDATGQKRSFQAERLLIAAGVEANTDDLGLEHTRIQTHGAGFLRVNNFLETDEPGVYAFGDVIGRYFFRHSANFEGEYLFENLYLKEKMEAIKYPPMPEAVFTHPQIASVGFTEEELVTKKIPYYKGKNPYSSSATGMARMSNSGFVKVLVSKETEQVLGAHIIGDEASNLIHQIVLGMYLKARLDDYLGMIYIHPAISEITRNAFRKVREEKKKAK from the coding sequence ATGAAGGAATACGATATCATAGTCATAGGAGCGGGGGCCGGGACCAAACTTGTCACACCACCGTCCCAAATCGGCAAACGCGTTGCGGTATTCGAAAAGGAGAGCCCCGGAGGCACCTGTTTAAACCGAGGATGCATTCCCTCTAAAATGATCATCTATCCTTCTGAAATCATCCGAGCGAGTGAAGAGGCCGAAAAATTCCCTGTCCGATTTCCGGCAAAGCCTGTTGCGGATATCTCTCACATTTTCCAAAGGGTGAATGCAACGGTAAAAGCAGATTCAGACTCGATCCCGATTGCCTATGACAAGAACCCCAATATTGATTTTTATCCGAGGAAAGCTACTTTTAAATCGGGTAAAGTATTGACAGATGGGGCGGATGAATATACCGCCAAACATATATTTGTTGCAACAGGAACACGTCCAAGCATTCCGAAAATACCTGGTTTAGAAAATACACCTTATTGGACTTCGAGAGAAGCCTTACAAGGAAACCCTTTTCCAAAATCCCTCATCATCATAGGTGCAGGATTTATTTCTTTAGAACTTGGAGCCGCATACCATGCCTACGGTACCAAAGTACAAGCTGTCACAAGAGCAGAAATCTTAAAGCATGCAGACTTGGAAATCAGAGAGGAACTGGCTAAACACCTTCCCTTTCCGATCGAGTCTCATTTTAAAATCGAATCAGTAGAATATGAGAACCAGGAATTCACCTTACGGGGCATAGATGCAACAGGACAAAAAAGAAGTTTCCAAGCAGAAAGGCTTCTGATCGCGGCAGGAGTGGAAGCGAATACTGATGACTTAGGACTTGAGCACACACGGATACAAACCCACGGTGCCGGTTTTCTTAGAGTCAATAACTTCCTAGAAACAGATGAACCAGGTGTCTATGCGTTTGGCGATGTGATAGGACGCTATTTTTTCCGCCACAGTGCAAATTTTGAGGGGGAGTATCTCTTCGAAAACCTGTACTTAAAAGAAAAAATGGAAGCTATCAAATACCCTCCTATGCCCGAAGCTGTGTTTACACACCCACAGATTGCAAGTGTCGGATTTACGGAAGAGGAGCTCGTCACAAAGAAGATTCCTTATTATAAAGGTAAAAATCCCTACTCCTCGAGTGCCACTGGAATGGCTAGGATGTCCAATTCTGGATTTGTTAAAGTTCTAGTCTCCAAGGAGACAGAACAAGTATTAGGTGCTCACATCATCGGCGACGAGGCCTCTAATTTGATCCACCAAATTGTTTTGGGTATGTATCTTAAGGCAAGGTTAGATGATTATTTGGGAATGATCTATATCCACCCAGCAATTTCCGAAATCACTCGTAACGCATTCCGCAAAGTGAGAGAAGAAAAGAAGAAGGCAAAGTAG
- a CDS encoding endonuclease, which translates to MKQTILCLGLISISVLFALSNLPSETEAEGTKSFQIDDFNKAKKFLRRIYRKGGYDFYCSCPFQVSSSLEGRFEIQREQCALESRTGNERSKYIEWEHIVPAHAFGKHRSCWTDDSCYVQGKKVKGRKCCQGTDPEFREIEADLHNLVPAPGELNQDRGNFDFGIIPGEPRQYGACDFEVNFSEAVAEPREAIRGDIARIYFYMEKQWGVEIQKSKRTLYEKWNQEDPVDTFEIQKNEAVEKVQGRKNPFIP; encoded by the coding sequence ATGAAACAAACCATTCTATGCCTTGGACTCATCAGCATCTCAGTTCTCTTTGCCTTATCTAACCTTCCCTCGGAAACGGAAGCAGAGGGAACCAAATCCTTTCAAATCGATGATTTTAACAAAGCAAAGAAATTCCTCCGTAGGATTTACCGCAAAGGAGGCTATGATTTTTACTGCTCCTGTCCTTTCCAAGTTTCTAGTTCCCTAGAAGGGAGGTTTGAAATCCAGAGAGAACAATGCGCTCTCGAATCTCGCACGGGCAATGAAAGGAGTAAATATATAGAATGGGAACACATTGTCCCTGCACATGCCTTTGGTAAACATCGATCCTGCTGGACAGATGACAGCTGTTATGTCCAAGGCAAAAAGGTAAAGGGACGTAAATGTTGCCAAGGTACGGACCCTGAGTTTAGAGAAATAGAGGCTGATTTGCATAATTTAGTACCTGCTCCTGGAGAACTCAACCAGGACCGCGGTAATTTTGATTTTGGGATCATTCCTGGGGAACCCCGGCAATATGGTGCTTGTGATTTCGAAGTTAACTTTTCTGAAGCAGTGGCAGAACCAAGAGAGGCGATTCGAGGAGATATTGCCCGGATCTATTTTTATATGGAGAAACAGTGGGGGGTCGAAATCCAAAAGAGCAAACGAACGCTATACGAAAAATGGAACCAGGAAGACCCCGTTGATACTTTTGAAATCCAAAAGAATGAGGCAGTAGAAAAGGTGCAAGGTAGGAAAAATCCTTTCATTCCTTAA
- a CDS encoding hydroxyacylglutathione hydrolase family protein, with amino-acid sequence MVSVLPIYTHSPLRNYSYLIIDKKDKRAVCIDPFSAPQILEILHTFELRLELILNTHEHKDHTAGNAELKKETGAIVKAHVGGLGIIPEMDEAIQDGETVFSSGHFQLRSLETPGHTFCHHCFLLEQTNEKVGLFSGDTVFNAGVGNCYRGGDAKVLYRTLREKLHSLPNDLILYPGHDYWENNLRFAKQVNPNASLDAVSQVVAKEHSSDSPYLSRWKLEKEINPFFQLQQVKVSSPNLFTETREPDVSEEENLFLQLRSVRDKW; translated from the coding sequence ATGGTGAGTGTGTTGCCTATCTATACACACTCACCTCTACGTAATTATTCCTATTTGATCATTGATAAAAAAGATAAACGAGCGGTTTGCATTGATCCCTTCTCTGCCCCTCAAATCTTGGAAATTTTGCATACATTCGAGTTGCGACTGGAGCTCATCCTAAATACACACGAACACAAAGACCATACTGCTGGGAATGCAGAGCTAAAGAAAGAAACCGGTGCAATCGTGAAAGCCCATGTAGGTGGACTTGGCATCATTCCTGAAATGGACGAAGCGATCCAAGATGGCGAGACCGTTTTTTCCTCAGGTCACTTCCAACTTCGCAGTCTCGAAACTCCTGGTCATACATTTTGCCACCATTGTTTTCTATTAGAACAGACGAACGAAAAAGTTGGCTTGTTTTCTGGTGATACTGTCTTCAATGCCGGAGTTGGAAACTGTTACCGAGGTGGGGATGCCAAGGTTTTGTATCGGACCTTACGAGAAAAGTTGCACTCTTTGCCAAACGATCTCATCCTTTACCCTGGGCATGACTATTGGGAGAACAATCTCCGATTTGCAAAGCAGGTAAACCCAAATGCTAGCTTAGATGCAGTGAGCCAAGTGGTGGCAAAAGAACACTCTTCGGATAGCCCTTACCTATCACGCTGGAAATTAGAAAAGGAGATCAATCCATTCTTCCAATTGCAGCAAGTGAAGGTTTCTTCCCCAAATCTATTTACAGAAACTAGGGAGCCAGATGTTTCCGAGGAAGAAAACCTCTTTTTACAACTCCGTTCTGTCCGGGATAAATGGTAG
- the serA gene encoding phosphoglycerate dehydrogenase, translated as MESYPKGKIKVLLLENIHQDAYDIFQRDGFDVTLEKDALEEKDLVERIAEVHVLGIRSKTNVTPKALAAARRLLTIGCFCIGTNQVALEEAENRAIPVFNAPYSNTRSVAELVIAEIIMLARKATDQSRDVHIGKWNKVAKGCFEVRGKTLGIVGYGHIGSQVSVLAESMGMKVVYYDIMTKLPLGNASPLPTYESLLANSDFITFHVPETPETYHLFKKEHLSFVKKGSYLINLSRGNVVEIEALAEGIKNKIFAGAGIDVFPEEPKSNDDPFKSPLQGLPNVILTPHIGGSTEEAQRNIGTEVAEKLLKFINNGSTTFAVNFPNIELGNLKPSYHRILNIHKNQPGFLRDINHIISEMGGNILTQNLSTSANIGYLSMEIDKNLGDELKNKIKAHPHSIRTRILY; from the coding sequence ATGGAATCTTATCCTAAGGGAAAAATCAAAGTTTTACTATTGGAAAACATCCACCAAGATGCCTATGACATCTTCCAGAGGGATGGTTTTGATGTGACTCTGGAAAAAGACGCATTGGAAGAAAAAGATTTGGTGGAGCGAATCGCCGAGGTCCATGTATTGGGGATTCGCAGCAAAACAAACGTTACTCCCAAAGCTCTCGCAGCCGCTCGTCGACTTCTGACCATTGGATGTTTCTGCATTGGTACAAACCAGGTGGCACTGGAAGAAGCAGAAAACAGAGCCATTCCCGTCTTCAATGCACCTTATAGCAATACCAGATCCGTTGCCGAACTCGTGATCGCGGAGATCATCATGTTAGCGAGGAAAGCGACAGACCAGTCTAGAGATGTGCATATCGGAAAGTGGAATAAAGTTGCCAAGGGTTGTTTTGAAGTCAGAGGCAAAACTCTGGGCATTGTGGGCTATGGACATATTGGGTCTCAGGTATCTGTCCTTGCGGAATCCATGGGTATGAAAGTCGTTTACTACGACATCATGACCAAACTTCCTCTTGGGAATGCGAGCCCTCTACCCACCTACGAGTCTCTACTCGCAAATTCTGATTTTATCACCTTTCATGTCCCAGAGACTCCAGAGACCTACCATCTTTTCAAAAAAGAGCACCTATCATTTGTAAAAAAAGGAAGCTATCTCATCAACCTTTCTAGGGGCAATGTAGTTGAAATCGAGGCTCTAGCCGAAGGGATCAAAAACAAAATTTTTGCGGGAGCAGGGATCGATGTCTTCCCAGAAGAACCAAAATCCAACGATGATCCTTTCAAAAGTCCATTGCAAGGATTACCAAATGTGATCCTCACCCCACATATCGGTGGTTCAACGGAGGAAGCACAAAGAAATATCGGCACCGAAGTAGCAGAAAAACTTTTGAAATTTATCAATAATGGTTCTACTACCTTTGCTGTCAATTTTCCCAATATTGAATTGGGCAATCTGAAACCTTCCTACCACAGGATCCTCAACATCCACAAGAACCAACCTGGATTTCTAAGAGATATCAACCACATCATCTCGGAAATGGGTGGAAATATTTTGACACAAAACTTGAGTACCTCAGCTAATATTGGTTATCTCTCGATGGAGATAGACAAAAACTTAGGTGACGAGCTAAAAAACAAAATCAAAGCCCACCCACATTCGATTCGCACGAGAATCCTCTATTAA
- the lysS gene encoding lysine--tRNA ligase: protein MDEFKETNDLIQQRIQKITDLKNKGVNPYPLRFFPNADSQSLIANFDPQSTEKKSFKLGGRLHAKRVMGKASFAHLKDKSGLIQLYATRDDLGEEVYSLFKSLDLGDWIGIEGWLFQTQKGETTLHLTSVTLLSKCIRPLPVVKEKDGVVYDAFSDVEQRYRMRYVDLVVNDHVRETFKLRSKIVSEIRSFLSKEGFLEVETPMMQPIAGGAAARPFVTHHNTLDLNLYLRIAPELYLKRLIVGGMDRVFELNRNFRNEGISTKHNPEFTMMEAYMAFGDMETMLSLTERLVISVANAIGKGTKFAYGKDMIDISAPWKRVTYIGIIKEYSGIDFSQVKTLEEAKAKAKSVKVDADDSVSIWKVCDEVFSTLVEPNLIQPIFITDFPKELSPLAKSREDDPNYVERFEPYVAGREIGNAFTELNDPFDQKERFEEQVRQREAGDDEAFMMDEDYIRALEYGLPPTGGLGIGIDRLVMLFTDSHSIRDTILFPLMRPETNS, encoded by the coding sequence ATGGATGAATTCAAAGAAACAAATGATCTGATTCAACAGAGAATCCAGAAAATCACTGATTTAAAAAACAAAGGTGTCAATCCATACCCTTTGCGCTTTTTTCCAAATGCAGACTCTCAGAGTCTTATCGCTAATTTTGATCCCCAATCTACCGAAAAGAAAAGCTTTAAATTGGGAGGAAGATTACATGCAAAACGTGTCATGGGTAAGGCAAGCTTTGCCCACTTAAAAGACAAATCTGGATTGATTCAACTGTACGCTACTCGAGACGATCTAGGAGAAGAGGTTTATTCTCTCTTTAAAAGCCTGGATTTAGGAGATTGGATTGGCATAGAGGGTTGGCTTTTCCAAACTCAAAAAGGAGAGACCACGCTCCATCTAACATCAGTCACACTTCTATCAAAATGTATTCGTCCACTTCCCGTCGTCAAAGAAAAAGACGGAGTAGTCTACGATGCCTTCTCCGATGTTGAGCAAAGATACCGTATGCGCTATGTGGATTTGGTTGTCAATGACCATGTTCGTGAAACTTTTAAACTGCGCAGTAAGATCGTTTCCGAAATCAGAAGTTTCTTAAGCAAAGAAGGATTCCTAGAGGTAGAGACACCGATGATGCAACCGATTGCCGGTGGTGCCGCAGCTAGGCCCTTTGTGACTCACCACAATACTCTAGACCTAAACCTCTATTTGAGGATTGCGCCTGAGTTGTATTTAAAACGCCTCATTGTTGGTGGAATGGACAGAGTTTTTGAACTAAACCGTAATTTCAGAAACGAAGGTATCTCTACAAAACACAATCCTGAGTTTACTATGATGGAAGCCTATATGGCCTTTGGAGATATGGAGACGATGCTCAGTCTAACAGAACGCTTGGTGATCAGTGTAGCCAATGCGATTGGAAAAGGCACAAAGTTTGCGTATGGCAAGGATATGATCGATATATCGGCACCTTGGAAGCGAGTTACTTACATCGGCATTATTAAAGAATACTCTGGTATTGATTTCAGCCAGGTCAAAACCCTTGAGGAAGCAAAGGCAAAGGCAAAATCTGTCAAAGTGGATGCAGATGATTCAGTCAGCATTTGGAAAGTCTGCGACGAAGTGTTTAGCACTCTAGTCGAACCAAATTTGATCCAACCTATCTTCATTACAGACTTTCCGAAAGAACTCTCCCCACTAGCTAAATCTCGTGAAGATGATCCTAATTATGTGGAACGTTTTGAGCCCTATGTTGCGGGAAGGGAGATTGGCAACGCCTTTACAGAGTTAAACGATCCATTTGACCAAAAGGAAAGATTCGAGGAGCAAGTTCGACAAAGAGAGGCTGGTGATGATGAAGCTTTTATGATGGATGAAGATTATATTCGCGCTCTGGAATATGGTCTTCCACCTACCGGAGGCTTGGGGATAGGGATTGACCGACTTGTGATGCTCTTCACGGACAGCCATTCTATCCGTGATACGATCTTATTTCCTTTAATGAGGCCTGAAACAAACTCTTAA
- a CDS encoding CDP-alcohol phosphatidyltransferase family protein yields the protein MSLQGKKAKEIFEDRIFTLSNFFSISRVLMLPFFFISTKYYAENPKDLSHFYLSIFLCLAAVLSDFFDGFFARILKQETNLGRYLDPVCDKFVTLGGLFIAWYHFGFPFWILCIYLIRELLGVWLGGFLYLKRGLLGKPNWWGKFGVGFVALSVLWYMLIPHFKEIQVHPESFIMFPEYSAYLLLFVLCMGVIFYGIRYWNIVFHPEQAVIDPQDKKQAKMYKQL from the coding sequence ATGAGCCTCCAAGGAAAAAAAGCGAAAGAGATTTTCGAAGATCGCATCTTTACACTTTCCAATTTTTTTTCCATTTCGCGTGTCCTAATGCTTCCCTTTTTCTTTATCTCTACAAAGTACTACGCCGAAAATCCTAAAGACTTAAGCCACTTTTACCTTTCCATTTTCCTTTGTTTGGCGGCAGTCCTAAGCGATTTCTTTGATGGATTTTTTGCTCGGATTTTGAAACAAGAAACCAATTTAGGTAGGTATCTAGATCCTGTCTGCGATAAGTTTGTGACCTTAGGTGGTCTATTCATTGCATGGTACCACTTTGGTTTTCCCTTTTGGATCCTATGCATCTACTTGATTCGAGAACTTTTAGGAGTTTGGTTGGGTGGATTTCTCTACTTAAAAAGAGGGCTCCTTGGCAAACCGAATTGGTGGGGAAAGTTTGGTGTTGGCTTTGTCGCACTCTCGGTGCTATGGTATATGCTAATCCCCCACTTTAAAGAAATACAAGTCCATCCTGAATCGTTTATTATGTTTCCCGAATATTCCGCCTATCTACTGTTATTTGTTTTGTGTATGGGTGTGATTTTTTATGGAATTCGGTATTGGAACATTGTCTTCCATCCAGAACAGGCCGTAATCGACCCCCAAGACAAAAAACAGGCAAAAATGTACAAACAACTCTAA
- the fliG gene encoding flagellar motor switch protein FliG, with protein sequence MLPFSTSSSPSGIRKSALLLLSLGQDQAAEILKHLDDKLLESVILEMSKIRSISKEERAQVLQEFQATITEWKEGAQGGIDRAKHLLEKSVGQEKANVILKKIHKEETKNDFEFLNQIQATVLHSILAEESPQIIAVTLSHLDPKKAAEVLKQFSKQEQAQIAVRLATTSQTHPDVLQNIAKILKKRYEERDKREYSEAGGAHVLANILNFMDKGLETSILQELDEKSPDIASQVREQLYTFEDITALDGKEMRTLINRLADDSCIAFAIRGAGEEIRSQFLANMSTNRAADILDVIEMKPRVTLREINEARSKIVQVARELEEERLILFKKDKEEYVD encoded by the coding sequence ATGCTCCCCTTTTCCACAAGTTCCTCTCCTTCTGGGATCCGTAAGTCCGCCCTACTCCTCCTTTCTTTGGGCCAAGACCAGGCCGCTGAAATTTTAAAGCATTTGGATGATAAATTGCTAGAGTCAGTGATCCTCGAAATGTCAAAAATCCGAAGCATTTCCAAGGAAGAACGTGCGCAAGTTTTGCAAGAATTCCAAGCTACCATCACAGAATGGAAAGAAGGTGCACAAGGAGGCATTGACCGAGCCAAACACCTTTTGGAAAAATCGGTTGGGCAAGAAAAGGCAAATGTGATTCTTAAAAAAATCCATAAGGAAGAAACAAAGAATGATTTTGAATTTTTAAACCAGATCCAAGCTACTGTTTTACATTCTATCCTAGCTGAGGAGTCTCCCCAAATCATTGCTGTTACTCTTTCGCATCTGGATCCCAAAAAAGCTGCAGAAGTCTTAAAACAATTTTCTAAGCAAGAGCAAGCTCAGATTGCCGTTCGACTAGCAACCACTTCTCAGACACACCCAGATGTTTTGCAGAATATAGCTAAAATTTTAAAGAAGCGATATGAGGAAAGGGACAAACGAGAGTATTCGGAGGCAGGCGGTGCTCATGTCTTGGCAAACATTCTAAACTTTATGGATAAAGGTTTGGAAACCAGCATTTTACAAGAATTAGATGAAAAATCTCCAGATATCGCAAGCCAAGTGCGAGAGCAGCTGTATACCTTCGAGGACATTACCGCCCTCGATGGAAAAGAAATGAGGACATTGATCAATCGCTTGGCAGATGATTCATGCATTGCGTTTGCAATCAGAGGTGCGGGTGAGGAAATCAGATCGCAATTTTTAGCAAATATGTCCACCAACCGCGCAGCGGACATTTTGGACGTAATTGAGATGAAACCTCGTGTTACCTTACGAGAAATCAATGAAGCACGTAGTAAAATTGTGCAAGTGGCCCGGGAACTTGAAGAAGAAAGGCTGATCTTATTTAAGAAAGATAAAGAAGAGTATGTGGATTGA
- a CDS encoding pyruvate dehydrogenase complex dihydrolipoamide acetyltransferase: MAKLIEMTQLSPTMTEGTIVKWIKKEGDSISPGEVLAEVETDKAVMEMEAYDSGVLLKIVEKEGSKLKVGEALAIIGKPGEGFEDLLQEAKAKKKEIPATTVEAPKPSPVAETVAPTSISLAQEKTTPTIETKEVVPVTLRGGARVLASPLAKSIAIEKGIDLHSLLGTGPMGRITKKDVLDYIQSRQSSPTHLSAAIGVSKQDELIPLGGMRKTIAKRLTDSKQNLPHFYLNADINAKRLESFRKEINEFFQQENPKEPLKVSVNDIITKAVANALKLHPKVNASWMEESIKQHGRIDVGIAVSLDGGLLTPVIRNADQKSIAQISTEIKELAKKARDRKLKPEEFSNGTFTISNLGMYGISRFTAIINEPESAILAVGAIEDKPVVEGAEVVAGRVISLTLSCDHRVIDGAVGAEFLKTLRLVLENPALLTAV; encoded by the coding sequence ATGGCAAAACTAATAGAAATGACCCAACTGTCTCCCACAATGACGGAAGGAACAATTGTTAAATGGATCAAAAAAGAAGGTGATTCCATCTCCCCTGGTGAAGTCTTAGCTGAGGTAGAAACTGATAAAGCTGTCATGGAAATGGAAGCTTATGATTCCGGTGTGCTTTTAAAGATAGTAGAGAAGGAAGGATCCAAACTTAAGGTAGGGGAAGCACTTGCGATTATTGGCAAACCTGGAGAAGGGTTCGAAGATTTACTGCAAGAAGCCAAGGCCAAAAAAAAAGAAATTCCAGCGACAACAGTAGAGGCGCCGAAGCCAAGTCCCGTTGCCGAAACAGTAGCTCCAACTTCTATCTCCCTTGCCCAGGAAAAAACGACACCCACCATCGAAACAAAAGAAGTTGTTCCCGTCACTCTGCGAGGCGGGGCCCGCGTCTTAGCCTCTCCCCTTGCAAAGTCAATTGCCATTGAAAAAGGAATTGATTTACACTCCCTTCTGGGAACGGGCCCAATGGGACGAATTACCAAAAAAGATGTCTTGGATTATATCCAATCTAGGCAAAGTAGCCCTACACACCTAAGTGCTGCTATAGGCGTCAGTAAACAAGATGAACTTATCCCCCTAGGTGGGATGAGAAAAACGATTGCCAAACGGCTGACAGATTCCAAACAAAATCTGCCCCATTTTTATTTGAATGCGGATATCAATGCCAAACGCCTAGAAAGCTTTCGAAAGGAAATCAACGAATTCTTCCAACAAGAGAACCCAAAAGAGCCATTGAAAGTTTCGGTAAACGACATCATCACAAAAGCCGTCGCGAATGCCCTAAAATTGCACCCAAAAGTCAATGCTAGTTGGATGGAGGAGTCTATCAAACAACACGGAAGGATAGACGTAGGGATTGCGGTTTCCTTGGATGGTGGCCTTTTAACACCGGTCATTCGGAATGCTGACCAAAAGAGCATTGCTCAAATCTCTACAGAAATCAAAGAATTAGCAAAAAAAGCAAGGGACCGAAAGCTAAAACCCGAAGAATTTTCCAATGGGACCTTTACAATCTCCAATTTAGGCATGTATGGGATCAGTCGCTTTACAGCCATTATCAATGAGCCGGAAAGTGCGATTTTGGCAGTGGGAGCTATAGAAGATAAACCCGTAGTTGAGGGTGCCGAGGTAGTTGCTGGTCGAGTGATCTCTTTGACCCTATCTTGTGACCACAGGGTTATTGATGGAGCAGTGGGTGCCGAATTTCTAAAAACCCTTCGTTTGGTTTTAGAAAATCCGGCTCTTCTCACGGCCGTTTAG